In the Methylophilus sp. 5 genome, one interval contains:
- the rlmB gene encoding 23S rRNA (guanosine(2251)-2'-O)-methyltransferase RlmB, giving the protein MSETRILFGFHAVLSRMRQHGISIQEIIIDQDRVDARMRDLLEMAKSQNIRVIQSERHRLDGFIGAHGRHQGVIARVVETPMPYKDIHDVLESDLDEPPFFLILDGVQDPHNLGACLRVADAMGVHAIIAPKDRSVGLNGTVRKVASGAAETVPFISVTNLARTIRELKEAGVYIIGTTMDAPSSLHNTKLEGPIALVMGAEGDGMRRLTQETCDALITIPMFGSVQSLNVSVASGIALYEIRRQRVLAGGKPE; this is encoded by the coding sequence ATGTCAGAAACCCGCATTCTGTTCGGTTTTCATGCGGTGTTGAGTCGCATGCGCCAGCATGGCATCAGCATTCAGGAAATTATTATTGATCAAGACCGTGTAGATGCACGCATGCGCGATTTGCTTGAAATGGCAAAGTCGCAAAATATTCGTGTGATTCAATCTGAGCGTCATCGTTTGGATGGCTTTATTGGCGCGCATGGCCGCCATCAAGGGGTGATTGCCCGCGTGGTTGAAACCCCAATGCCATACAAGGACATTCATGATGTGCTGGAGTCCGACCTCGATGAACCACCATTTTTCCTGATTCTGGATGGTGTACAGGATCCGCATAACCTAGGCGCTTGTTTGCGTGTGGCCGATGCGATGGGCGTGCATGCGATTATTGCACCTAAAGACCGTTCTGTCGGCTTAAATGGCACTGTGCGTAAAGTCGCCAGCGGCGCGGCAGAGACCGTGCCATTTATTTCTGTGACCAACCTTGCCCGCACGATTCGTGAGTTAAAAGAGGCCGGGGTTTACATCATCGGCACCACTATGGACGCGCCAAGCTCTTTGCATAACACCAAACTCGAAGGCCCGATTGCACTGGTGATGGGTGCTGAAGGCGATGGCATGCGCCGTTTAACACAAGAAACCTGTGATGCGCTGATTACCATTCCGATGTTTGGCTCGGTGCAGAGCTTGAATGTGAGCGTGGCCAGCGGTATTGCATTGTATGAAATTCGTCGTCAGCGCGTGTTGGCTGGCGGCAAGCCTGAATAG
- a CDS encoding IS3 family transposase (programmed frameshift), whose translation MSKHSHAFKLKIVREYQETAKGYKQLAVVYNVDAKSLRHWIRLYQRHGPSSLAKRHTHYTSDFKQTVLTDMRQQSLSILEAAVKFNIPSPSIVSAWQKLYDAAGIAGLQSQKRGRKPMSKAKPTTSKMPERPVAEMTHAELIRELEYRRAEVAYLKKIQALVQASDSAQAQTVTELGQTYHLKDLLCISGLARSSYYYHLKSQRMVDKYHQLKQVIGQIYHHHHGRYGYRRILLALRHMGHQINHKTVQKLMQQLGLASTVRPKRYRAYKGHVGAVAPNLLDRQFEATAPHQKWVTDITEFNIRGQKLYLSPILDLYNREVIAYTVKERPQIRAVIEMLEQARRQLKTMSRPVLHSDQGWQYQMRVYQQALADHGIRQSMSRKGNCLDNAAIESFFAVLKTELLHKSKFESVEVFKSALHEYIHYYNHERIKQKLKGLSPVQFRLQSFG comes from the exons ATGTCCAAGCATAGTCATGCTTTCAAGTTAAAAATAGTACGTGAATACCAGGAGACTGCTAAAGGTTATAAACAGCTGGCAGTTGTATACAATGTTGACGCCAAGAGCCTGCGCCACTGGATCAGGTTATATCAGCGACATGGGCCTTCATCCTTAGCCAAGCGCCACACGCATTACACTAGTGATTTCAAGCAGACGGTGCTGACCGATATGAGGCAGCAGTCATTATCGATCTTGGAAGCTGCAGTCAAATTCAATATACCTTCACCCAGCATTGTCTCTGCCTGGCAGAAGCTTTACGATGCGGCAGGGATTGCAGGTCTGCAAAGCCAGAAGCGAGGGAGAAAGCCTATGTCCAAAGCCAAGCCTACCACTAGCAAGATGCCAGAGCGTCCTGTGGCTGAAATGACGCATGCAGAACTCATCAGAGAGTTAGAGTACAGACGTGCGGAAGTGGCTTATTTAAAAAAGATACAAGCCCTGGTTCAGGCATCAGACAGC GCTCAAGCGCAAACCGTCACCGAACTAGGGCAGACCTATCATTTAAAAGACTTGTTGTGCATCAGCGGGCTTGCGCGTAGCAGCTATTACTATCATCTCAAGTCTCAAAGGATGGTGGATAAGTATCATCAGCTCAAACAGGTGATTGGACAGATATACCATCATCACCATGGCCGCTATGGCTATCGACGTATCCTGCTGGCACTCAGACACATGGGACATCAGATCAATCACAAGACCGTGCAAAAGCTCATGCAGCAATTGGGGTTGGCAAGTACCGTGCGACCCAAGCGCTATCGCGCATATAAAGGGCATGTGGGAGCCGTCGCTCCCAACCTGCTGGATAGGCAGTTTGAAGCCACTGCACCGCATCAGAAATGGGTCACGGATATCACCGAGTTTAATATCAGAGGCCAGAAGTTATATCTATCCCCTATTCTGGATTTGTATAATCGGGAAGTGATTGCATATACCGTAAAAGAACGGCCGCAGATACGCGCAGTGATAGAAATGCTTGAACAGGCTCGCAGGCAATTAAAGACGATGTCGCGGCCTGTATTGCATTCAGATCAGGGATGGCAATACCAGATGCGGGTCTATCAGCAGGCACTGGCTGATCATGGCATACGGCAGAGTATGTCACGTAAGGGTAACTGTCTGGATAATGCGGCGATAGAGAGTTTCTTTGCTGTGCTTAAAACCGAATTGCTACATAAGAGTAAGTTTGAGAGTGTAGAGGTATTCAAGAGTGCCTTGCATGAATACATTCACTATTACAATCATGAAAGAATCAAGCAGAAGTTAAAAGGACTGAGTCCGGTTCAATTCAGACTGCAGTCCTTTGGGTAA
- a CDS encoding TolC family protein, with protein MRTQFKQAAGVYMTLLLAACQTPQTVQPAQLVQHIVEADASLQATAPAAQASTTLSEYDAVMLALQQNPAFKAQLSELNLANADVQQANQLANPSLFYAFSAANKPYRYAIDFPIEAILLRPIRLKQMQAQAQATQYQLMQSGFSLIRDTRMAYAQAVIANEKRERLKQALQLNQTIASLTSTREQLGDISAQDTLLSQNEALLAARDLQLAEMDAQLAHTQLMHLLGWMDENKTLSLSEQLVPACTPVDIAQLKTVALSSRPDILAAEANMAAAKAKQQLNKFNWLGTAVVADATSGQTSGHVLAPAIRTTLPVFNQNQGQRQRADVELEKAQQDAEAIKIKASLEINSAHLKYQRDCQEWQQLHTQLQPNAKQTIQYAEDAYRDGDIAYLNVLESSKRYFSLQLRETQLKADLIGNWSDLMRSTSHATARP; from the coding sequence ATGCGAACCCAGTTCAAGCAAGCAGCAGGCGTGTACATGACGCTACTGCTGGCGGCCTGCCAGACACCACAAACGGTGCAGCCAGCGCAATTAGTGCAACATATTGTAGAGGCAGACGCCTCACTGCAAGCGACGGCCCCGGCAGCACAAGCGAGCACCACACTGTCGGAATATGACGCGGTGATGTTGGCACTACAACAAAACCCGGCCTTCAAGGCACAGTTAAGCGAACTCAATTTGGCAAATGCAGACGTGCAACAAGCCAATCAACTGGCAAACCCGTCGTTATTTTATGCGTTTAGCGCGGCCAATAAACCCTACCGTTATGCCATCGACTTTCCTATCGAGGCTATTTTGTTGCGGCCAATCCGGCTAAAGCAAATGCAGGCACAAGCGCAAGCCACCCAGTATCAACTGATGCAATCTGGTTTTAGCCTGATTCGTGATACGCGCATGGCTTATGCGCAAGCCGTGATTGCCAACGAAAAACGCGAGCGCTTAAAACAGGCGCTGCAACTAAACCAAACCATCGCCAGCCTGACCAGCACGCGTGAACAGTTGGGGGATATCAGCGCACAAGACACCCTGCTCTCGCAAAACGAGGCCCTGCTTGCTGCCAGAGACCTGCAACTGGCCGAAATGGATGCACAACTGGCGCACACCCAATTGATGCATCTGCTGGGCTGGATGGATGAAAATAAAACGCTGTCACTCAGTGAGCAGTTGGTGCCGGCCTGCACACCGGTCGATATTGCGCAGCTTAAAACGGTGGCCTTGAGCAGCCGGCCTGACATTCTGGCTGCCGAAGCCAACATGGCCGCGGCCAAAGCAAAACAGCAACTTAATAAATTCAACTGGTTAGGCACGGCAGTGGTGGCAGACGCCACCAGCGGCCAAACCAGCGGGCATGTGCTTGCACCTGCCATCAGGACTACGTTGCCGGTGTTTAACCAAAACCAGGGCCAACGCCAGCGCGCCGATGTTGAGCTTGAAAAGGCCCAACAAGACGCTGAGGCGATCAAAATAAAGGCGTCGTTAGAAATCAACAGTGCGCATCTTAAATACCAGCGCGATTGCCAGGAGTGGCAGCAGTTGCACACACAATTGCAACCGAATGCCAAGCAAACCATCCAGTATGCAGAAGACGCTTACCGGGATGGCGATATTGCCTATTTAAATGTCCTCGAGAGCAGCAAACGCTATTTCAGCTTGCAATTGCGCGAAACGCAGTTAAAAGCCGACCTGATCGGCAACTGGTCAGATTTAATGCGCAGCACCAGCCATGCTACGGCACGCCCTTGA
- a CDS encoding PEP-CTERM sorting domain-containing protein encodes MIKHSLISTAVLLAFSQAASAAPVVVSADAADGYGMFLDLSAQVTAKANVFPLGTVTVGNATVGIKTPVALGDISVASAGTPIPTQTNSTLSLGLSTSGAGNGVLSNINPLLALLMPIQAGSATFSASGAYIENNPVLGSNSAIGTGSVEHLNLSVSSALALQADLISSTSTVTVNESTGLFTANGDSTFAGASLSILGHSIDLAAAAAGGVSLDLGLLGHAQIWANESKYWADGVVASNCNGATFSCAVQTNALNITLDDIGINALGLLGVANLSATTDLCITVGHSYASLTVTPVPEASSSLMMMLGLGALMALSRRRV; translated from the coding sequence ATGATAAAGCATTCCCTTATTAGCACGGCCGTTTTATTGGCCTTTAGCCAGGCAGCCTCTGCTGCCCCGGTCGTGGTTAGCGCTGATGCCGCAGATGGTTACGGTATGTTCCTCGATTTAAGCGCACAAGTGACCGCAAAAGCAAATGTATTCCCTCTTGGCACTGTCACCGTAGGCAATGCGACGGTTGGCATTAAAACGCCAGTCGCACTGGGTGATATCAGTGTAGCAAGTGCAGGTACGCCGATTCCAACCCAAACCAACTCAACCCTGAGCCTTGGTTTGAGTACGAGTGGGGCGGGTAATGGTGTGTTATCAAATATAAATCCGCTATTAGCCTTGCTGATGCCGATACAAGCTGGCTCTGCCACTTTTTCAGCGTCTGGTGCATATATCGAAAACAATCCTGTTCTTGGCTCAAACAGTGCCATTGGTACAGGCAGTGTTGAACATTTGAATCTGAGCGTATCTAGTGCGCTGGCATTACAGGCCGACCTCATCAGTTCCACCTCTACAGTCACGGTGAATGAAAGCACCGGTTTATTTACGGCAAATGGGGATAGCACTTTTGCAGGGGCCAGCCTCAGCATTCTGGGGCATTCGATTGATTTGGCTGCCGCTGCCGCTGGTGGTGTTTCTTTGGATCTGGGGCTGTTGGGCCATGCTCAAATATGGGCCAATGAAAGTAAATATTGGGCCGATGGTGTGGTTGCCAGCAATTGCAATGGCGCGACATTTAGTTGTGCGGTGCAAACCAATGCCTTGAATATTACGCTGGATGATATTGGCATTAACGCATTGGGCTTGTTAGGGGTCGCTAATCTTTCAGCCACTACCGACCTGTGCATTACCGTTGGGCATTCCTATGCATCGCTGACCGTGACGCCGGTACCAGAAGCGTCTTCATCTTTGATGATGATGCTCGGCCTGGGGGCTCTCATGGCACTGTCGCGTCGTCGTGTATAG
- a CDS encoding efflux RND transporter periplasmic adaptor subunit: MHVTHQPLPAYNVTRLLLLSALLTLGQTSQLLAADSLDKTKPSPTPVSESQLNQVSLSSEAVKKLGIMSTPVVVARQSSALTYPAQASLAPEALAAYSTPMSGYVMSAGATPLSVGSKIKAGQVLFTINPVVTPEARLNLITSLADAEGQLQTAEKQLSAHTLTLNRVRQLLQQHVGSQKAVDDAQANVAIAETNMRTAKQKRELLKQAVEQGSAGTYHIKAASTGVISNLYFSAGQLMVAGARLVDVVQQNRLWVTAYVPHAQVGQLNLAAQAWLAGAAGVSADYVLNPVPNPPESDLLTGTRKLVYTLQSQGDIVPLQRLTLQIPQRTQAQARSTVPCSATVVDIYGNTWLYMQQDETHFARQQVFITQSGAHTCVLSDQRLVGKAVVTQGAQELFAVETGYTH; encoded by the coding sequence ATGCATGTTACTCACCAACCGCTGCCAGCGTACAACGTGACCAGACTACTGTTGCTGTCAGCCCTGCTGACGTTAGGCCAAACTAGCCAGTTGCTGGCTGCAGACAGCCTTGATAAAACCAAGCCATCGCCCACACCAGTGTCAGAAAGCCAACTGAATCAGGTCAGCCTCTCAAGTGAGGCCGTTAAAAAGCTAGGCATCATGTCCACGCCAGTGGTGGTCGCGCGTCAGTCTAGCGCCCTGACTTACCCGGCACAAGCCAGCCTGGCACCTGAGGCGCTGGCTGCATACAGCACGCCTATGAGCGGCTATGTCATGTCCGCCGGCGCTACACCCCTCAGCGTTGGCAGCAAAATCAAGGCCGGGCAAGTTCTGTTTACAATCAACCCGGTAGTGACACCAGAGGCCAGACTAAACCTGATCACCAGTCTGGCAGATGCAGAGGGGCAATTGCAGACTGCCGAAAAACAGCTATCTGCCCATACGCTCACCTTAAACCGCGTCAGACAGTTATTGCAACAACATGTAGGCAGCCAGAAAGCGGTCGATGATGCACAAGCCAATGTTGCCATTGCCGAGACCAATATGCGCACGGCCAAACAAAAACGTGAGCTACTCAAACAAGCGGTAGAACAAGGCTCGGCAGGCACTTATCACATTAAAGCGGCTAGCACTGGCGTGATCAGTAACCTTTACTTTAGTGCTGGCCAACTGATGGTGGCGGGCGCTAGGCTGGTCGATGTTGTACAGCAAAACCGGTTGTGGGTGACGGCTTATGTGCCGCATGCACAAGTCGGGCAATTAAACCTCGCCGCACAGGCGTGGCTCGCGGGCGCGGCGGGCGTCTCGGCTGATTATGTCTTGAACCCTGTGCCTAACCCGCCAGAAAGTGACTTACTCACAGGCACACGCAAGCTGGTCTACACCTTGCAATCGCAGGGCGACATTGTGCCGTTGCAGCGACTTACATTACAGATTCCGCAACGTACGCAAGCGCAGGCACGTAGCACAGTGCCCTGCTCGGCAACGGTGGTGGATATTTATGGCAACACCTGGCTCTATATGCAGCAAGATGAAACGCACTTTGCCCGCCAGCAAGTGTTTATCACGCAGTCTGGCGCGCACACTTGTGTCTTGTCAGACCAGCGTCTGGTCGGCAAAGCGGTTGTCACGCAAGGCGCGCAGGAACTGTTTGCCGTCGAAACCGGCTATACCCACTAA
- a CDS encoding response regulator transcription factor, whose product MKLLLVEDDHMIGESLQQAMRSHAIYWVQNAMQAEAALASEQFDAMLLDLGLPGKSGMALLQSLRQADNRVPVIIITARDAIEHRIQGLDAGADDYVLKPFSVEEIEARLRAIFRRKEERHSNQVRVNDMVLDTASYTLTMGEISQRLSSKTFAIMHSLMSQPGMIFSKTQLEERLYGWGDEVESNAVEVHIHTIRKKFGADIIQTIRGIGYAINEKKES is encoded by the coding sequence TTGAAGTTATTGCTGGTAGAAGACGACCACATGATAGGGGAGAGCCTGCAGCAGGCCATGCGCTCACATGCCATCTATTGGGTACAGAATGCCATGCAGGCAGAAGCCGCGCTTGCCAGCGAGCAGTTTGACGCCATGTTGCTTGACTTAGGCTTGCCTGGTAAATCTGGCATGGCGTTACTGCAGTCATTAAGGCAAGCCGACAATCGTGTGCCTGTGATCATCATCACTGCGAGGGACGCGATCGAGCACCGCATACAAGGGCTCGATGCCGGGGCAGATGACTATGTATTAAAACCGTTTTCTGTCGAGGAGATTGAGGCAAGGCTGCGCGCGATTTTCAGGCGAAAAGAAGAGCGTCACTCTAACCAGGTTCGCGTCAATGACATGGTGCTCGACACCGCCAGCTATACCTTGACCATGGGCGAAATCAGCCAGCGGCTGTCTAGCAAGACTTTTGCCATTATGCACAGCTTGATGTCACAGCCGGGCATGATCTTTTCTAAAACGCAACTCGAAGAGCGCTTGTATGGCTGGGGCGACGAAGTCGAGAGTAATGCGGTAGAAGTGCATATCCACACCATCCGCAAAAAGTTCGGTGCCGACATTATTCAAACCATTCGTGGGATTGGCTATGCCATTAACGAGAAAAAAGAATCATGA
- a CDS encoding ATP-binding protein: MIKSIRAELAIYLSIAMVCIIGLLSFLSYQSTADELGELYDANLQHLAETLLNNNQIDTLIGRHADAGVSPNRPAKSHIGGEQDYLIQILNQGQLVYQSHQRDFEVNTASLGLSTQWVGKKRWQVFIAKQGSITCIVAQDLKLRQRTIREVAIHLIIPQLLIVPLLIMGMLLVIGKTFKPLLSLSAALDARPADALAPLAVEQQPAELKPIIQALNRWMHKVSHTIAMQKRFTSDAAHELRTPVTALKLQISAMQHGDKSALDHCLQQAQSGIARMERLVHQLLTLAKVDPEARRQEMQSFALTPLVVKVLNDLKPLYTKKQLDIGFTRADEVTMTGLPDEIEVLLNNIIVNAIHYTPAQGVINLSLTAFEGGLRFEVEDSGPGIAPEALEKVFDRFYRAELSEGTGSGLGLAIVKEIALKHQATVHLMNKPANTGLVVIFEQKVIHR, translated from the coding sequence ATGATCAAGTCTATTCGGGCTGAATTGGCAATATACCTGTCGATAGCCATGGTTTGTATCATAGGCCTGCTGTCATTTTTATCTTATCAATCAACCGCTGACGAATTAGGCGAGTTATATGATGCCAACCTGCAGCATCTGGCCGAGACCCTGCTAAACAATAACCAAATAGACACGCTTATCGGACGTCATGCGGATGCCGGCGTGAGCCCGAATCGCCCGGCTAAGTCACACATAGGCGGTGAACAGGATTATTTAATCCAGATTTTAAATCAGGGCCAGCTTGTTTATCAGTCGCACCAGCGTGACTTTGAGGTCAATACCGCAAGTTTGGGGTTATCCACGCAGTGGGTGGGCAAAAAGCGCTGGCAAGTGTTTATTGCAAAACAGGGCAGCATCACCTGTATTGTGGCGCAAGACCTTAAACTCAGGCAGCGCACCATTCGTGAAGTCGCCATTCACCTGATTATTCCGCAATTGCTGATCGTGCCATTGCTGATCATGGGCATGTTGCTGGTGATTGGTAAAACCTTTAAACCATTGCTCAGCTTGTCGGCAGCGCTGGATGCTCGACCTGCTGATGCACTGGCGCCTCTGGCCGTCGAGCAACAACCTGCAGAACTCAAGCCGATTATTCAAGCTCTGAATCGCTGGATGCACAAAGTGAGTCACACGATTGCCATGCAAAAGCGCTTCACCAGCGACGCGGCGCATGAGCTCAGAACGCCGGTGACGGCGCTCAAGCTGCAAATCAGTGCCATGCAGCATGGCGACAAAAGTGCGCTAGATCATTGTCTGCAACAAGCACAGAGTGGTATTGCACGTATGGAGCGCCTGGTGCATCAGTTGCTCACTCTGGCTAAAGTCGACCCCGAGGCGCGCCGGCAAGAGATGCAGTCTTTTGCCTTAACCCCTTTGGTGGTCAAAGTGCTCAATGATTTAAAGCCGCTCTACACAAAAAAACAGCTGGATATTGGCTTCACACGTGCCGATGAGGTGACCATGACTGGCCTGCCAGACGAGATTGAAGTCCTACTTAATAATATTATCGTCAATGCCATCCACTACACCCCCGCGCAGGGTGTGATTAATCTTTCACTCACGGCCTTCGAGGGCGGGCTGCGATTTGAAGTAGAGGATAGCGGCCCAGGCATCGCCCCGGAAGCCTTGGAGAAAGTATTCGATCGCTTTTATCGTGCAGAGCTCTCGGAAGGCACTGGCTCAGGTCTTGGGCTGGCGATTGTGAAAGAAATTGCTTTGAAGCATCAGGCTACTGTCCATTTGATGAATAAGCCAGCTAACACCGGGCTGGTCGTCATCTTTGAGCAGAAGGTCATTCATCGATAG
- the rnr gene encoding ribonuclease R: protein MSTRKTKKSLRANDPQAQREAELYQTPLPSRELVLQLLSDQGVPLSADQIYVLLDISHDERDIFNRRLGAMERDGQLMRNRKGAFCLPDKIHLIAGTVFGHTDGYGFLLPDDKTKNPEDIFLGPKEMTLVMHGDRAMVRLAGVDRKGRPEGKLVEVLERANKTLVGRVIRAQGVTIVAAEDKRISQDVLIPYHLDMDAQVGQIVTVELTEYPSSHSSPMGKIVEILGNYADSGMEIEIALRKHHLPHLFNPAAVKQAEDFPRTVQAKDYKGRKDLRDLALITIDGETARDFDDAVFAEPQGKGWRLVVAIADVSFYVQPGDALDKDAYDRGNSVYFPRRVIPMLPEALSNGLCSLNPDVERLCMVCDMQIDSQGVVKQYQFYPSVMLSKARMTYTKVAALLQGEDAALAEEYAWLLPHVQNLNSLFRLMLTQREKRGAVEFESTETMMVFNDNGKIDKIVPVVRNDAHKLIEECMLAANVCAADFLLKNEQTCLFRIHEGPTPEKLEALRLFMGEFGFGVGGGENPSAKDYAKLMQRIKTRPDAQLLQTVMLRSMQQAVYSPDNAGHFGLAYEAYTHFTSPIRRYPDLLVHRAIKAVVEGKRYQAKDWHQLGVHCSMTERRADDATRDVTNWLKCFYMQDKVGEVFSGTVAGVTSFGLFVALDEVYVEGLLHVTDLGNDYFIHDKARHEMVGERTGVRYRLGDRLTVKVVRVDLETSRIDFTLVSAVEGSADAEGGTLTKGEQPANTSARTTKASSGTRAPAKVAPAAWAKSSEPTQKSSPAKKSSTAAKPSRTPGDKPAASKGATGKSRSAKDKGRHSTQKNKGKPKAKAR, encoded by the coding sequence TTGTCAACCAGAAAAACGAAAAAATCCCTGCGTGCAAATGACCCGCAGGCCCAGCGAGAAGCTGAGTTATATCAAACACCACTGCCGAGTCGCGAGCTGGTGTTGCAGTTACTGTCAGACCAGGGCGTACCCCTGAGTGCCGACCAAATTTATGTGTTGCTCGACATCAGCCATGATGAGCGAGATATTTTTAATCGCAGACTGGGAGCCATGGAGCGAGATGGCCAGTTGATGCGTAACCGCAAGGGCGCGTTTTGTCTGCCCGATAAGATCCACCTGATTGCAGGCACCGTATTTGGTCACACCGATGGCTATGGCTTTTTGCTGCCAGACGATAAAACCAAAAACCCGGAAGACATCTTTTTGGGCCCCAAAGAGATGACCTTGGTCATGCATGGCGACCGCGCGATGGTGCGTTTGGCGGGTGTAGACCGCAAAGGCCGCCCGGAGGGTAAGCTGGTTGAAGTGCTGGAGCGTGCCAATAAAACGCTGGTGGGGCGCGTGATTCGTGCGCAGGGCGTGACCATTGTGGCGGCAGAAGACAAGCGTATCAGCCAGGATGTGTTGATTCCTTATCACCTTGATATGGATGCGCAAGTTGGGCAGATTGTGACGGTTGAGCTCACAGAGTATCCGTCTTCACATTCTAGCCCGATGGGTAAAATTGTAGAGATTTTGGGTAACTATGCTGATAGCGGCATGGAGATCGAGATTGCTTTGCGCAAGCACCACTTGCCGCACCTGTTTAACCCAGCGGCGGTTAAACAGGCTGAAGACTTCCCCAGAACTGTGCAGGCCAAAGATTACAAAGGTCGCAAGGATTTGCGTGACCTGGCATTGATTACCATTGACGGTGAAACGGCGCGTGACTTTGACGATGCCGTGTTTGCCGAGCCACAAGGTAAAGGCTGGCGACTGGTTGTCGCCATTGCTGATGTGAGCTTTTATGTGCAGCCGGGCGATGCGTTGGATAAAGACGCTTATGACCGTGGTAACTCGGTGTATTTTCCACGGCGCGTGATCCCCATGTTGCCAGAGGCTTTGTCTAACGGTTTATGCTCGCTTAACCCGGATGTTGAGCGCTTGTGCATGGTGTGCGATATGCAGATCGATAGCCAGGGCGTGGTCAAACAATACCAGTTTTACCCGTCTGTGATGTTATCTAAAGCGCGTATGACCTACACTAAAGTGGCTGCGTTGCTGCAAGGCGAAGATGCGGCTTTAGCTGAAGAATATGCCTGGCTGTTGCCGCATGTGCAAAACTTAAACAGCTTGTTCAGGCTGATGCTGACCCAGCGCGAAAAACGCGGTGCAGTTGAGTTTGAGTCGACCGAAACCATGATGGTGTTTAACGATAACGGCAAAATCGACAAAATCGTGCCCGTGGTGCGTAATGACGCGCACAAGCTGATTGAAGAGTGCATGCTGGCAGCTAACGTGTGTGCAGCGGACTTTTTACTTAAAAACGAGCAAACCTGTTTGTTCCGTATTCACGAAGGCCCAACACCAGAAAAACTGGAAGCCTTACGCCTGTTTATGGGTGAGTTTGGCTTTGGTGTGGGTGGCGGCGAGAACCCGAGCGCTAAAGATTATGCCAAGCTGATGCAGCGCATTAAAACGCGGCCAGATGCACAGTTGCTGCAAACGGTGATGTTACGCTCGATGCAACAAGCGGTGTATAGCCCGGATAACGCTGGCCATTTTGGCTTAGCATATGAAGCTTACACACATTTCACCTCGCCGATTCGTCGTTACCCGGACTTGCTGGTGCACCGTGCCATTAAAGCTGTGGTAGAAGGCAAACGTTATCAGGCCAAAGACTGGCATCAGTTAGGCGTGCATTGTTCAATGACCGAGCGCCGGGCCGATGATGCCACGCGTGACGTGACCAACTGGCTAAAATGCTTTTACATGCAAGACAAGGTGGGCGAGGTATTTAGCGGCACTGTGGCCGGGGTGACCAGCTTTGGTTTGTTTGTGGCACTGGATGAAGTCTACGTTGAGGGCTTGTTGCACGTGACTGACCTCGGCAATGATTACTTTATTCATGATAAAGCACGCCACGAAATGGTGGGCGAACGCACCGGTGTGCGTTATCGCCTGGGTGACCGGTTGACTGTGAAAGTGGTGCGGGTAGACTTGGAAACTTCGCGCATAGACTTTACGCTGGTTAGTGCGGTGGAGGGCTCGGCCGACGCTGAGGGCGGCACACTCACGAAAGGTGAACAACCAGCCAACACCAGCGCGCGTACGACCAAAGCCAGCAGCGGTACTCGTGCACCAGCGAAAGTGGCGCCAGCCGCTTGGGCAAAGTCGTCAGAACCTACGCAAAAGTCGTCACCTGCAAAAAAGTCGTCTACAGCGGCTAAACCGTCCCGCACACCAGGTGACAAGCCTGCAGCAAGCAAGGGCGCCACAGGTAAGTCACGCTCGGCCAAAGACAAAGGCCGTCATTCGACGCAAAAAAATAAAGGCAAACCAAAGGCAAAAGCCCGATAA